One window from the genome of Vidua chalybeata isolate OUT-0048 chromosome 3, bVidCha1 merged haplotype, whole genome shotgun sequence encodes:
- the DSE gene encoding dermatan-sulfate epimerase isoform X2, with translation MYETSYRRGWGFQYLHNHQPTNCVALLAGSLVLMNQGYLQEAYLWTKQVLAIMEKSVVLLQEVTDGSLYEGVAYGSYTTRSLFQYMFLVQRHFDINHFSHPWLKQHFAFMYRTVLPGFQRTVAIADSNYNWFYGPESQLVFLDKFVMRNGSGNWLAEQIRRNRVVEGPGTPSKGQRWCTLHTEFLWYDASLRSVPPPDYGVPKLHYFEDWGVVTYGSALPAEINRPFLSFKSGKLGGRAIYDIVHKNKYKEWIKGWRNFNAGHEHPDQNSFTFAPNGVPFITEALYGPKYTFFNNVLMFSPAVSKSCFSPWEGQITEDCSSKWLKYKHDLAGDCQGRVVAATERSGVVFIRGEGVGAYNPKLKLRKLQRNLILLHPQLLLLVDQIHLEDDSPLEAATSFFHNVDVPFEETVVDDVHGAFIRHRDGIYKMYWMDDTGHSEKATIASRMYPRGYPYNGTNYVNVTTLLRHPVTRAIYLFIGPSVDVQSFTVRGDSPQLDVFVTTGEHAYAVYLWPVEDGSRSAFAQVIADRQKIVFDRASAIRSSTVPEVKDYIGIVERNLQHFKPVFQQLEKQILSRVRNTDSFRKTAERLLRFSDKRQTEEAIDRIFAISQRQQQRGRAKKNRKVAKGYKFVDAVPDIFAQIEVNERKVRQKAQTQAQKELPVDEDEEMKDLLDFADITYVKHKTGVSIKGRSGLTQMVATARSAPSISASYTRLFLILNIAIFFVMLAMQLTYFQKAKRLHGQRCLYAILLVDSCILLWLYSSCSQSQC, from the exons ATGTACGAAACATCATACAGACGTGGATGGGGCTTCCAGTACCTTCACAACCACCAGCCTACCAACTGTGTGGCCCTGCTGGCTGGAAGCCTGGTTCTGATGAATCAAG gcTACCTTCAGGAAGCTTACTTGTGGACCAAGCAAGTGCTGGCAATCATGGAGAAGTCAGTAGTACTGCTGCAGGAGGTCACAGATGGCTCCCTCTATGAAGGGGTGGCTTATGGCAGCTACACAACCAGATCACTGTTTCAGTACATGTTTCTTGTCCAAAGGCATTTTGACATCAATCACTTCAGCCACCCCTGGCTCAAGCAGCACTTTGCATTTATGTACAGGACTGTCCTGCCCG GCTTCCAGAGAACTGTGGCCATCGCAGATTCCAACTATAACTGGTTCTACGGGCCGGAGAGCCAGCTGGTGTTTCTCGACAAGTTTGTCATGCGCAATGGCAGTGGGaactggctggcagagcagATCAGAAGGAACCGAGTGGTGGAGGGCCCGGGCACACCATCCAAAGGGCAGAGGTGGTGCACTCTCCACACTGAATTTCTCTG GTATGATGCAAGTTTACGCTCTGTACCTCCACCAGACTATGGGGTTCCTAAGCTGCATTATTTTGAGGACTGGGGAGTGGTAACTTATGGAAGTGCTTTGCCAGCTGAAATCAACAggcctttcctttccttcaagTCAGGAAAGCTGGGAGGACGTGCAATATACGATATTGTTCATAAGAACAAGTACAAAGAGTGGATCAAGGGTTGGAGGAACTTTAATGCTGGCCACGAACACCCAGACCAGAACTCCTTCACTTTCGCTCCCAATGGCGTACCTTTCATAACAGAAGCTCTGTATGGGccaaaatatactttttttaataatgtgttGATGTTTTCCCCTGCTGTGTCTAAGAGCTGCTTCTCCCCATGGGAAGGGCAGATTACAGAAGACTGTTCCTCAAAGTGGCTTAAATATAAACATGATTTGGCTGGTGACTGTCAGGGACGAGTGGTTGCTGCCACGGAGAGAAGCGGGGTGGTTTTTATCAGGGGAGAAGGAGTGGGTGCATACAATCCTAAACTGAAGCTAAGAAAATTGCAACGAAACCTTATACTTCTCCATCCCCAGCTTCTCTTGCTAGTGGACCAAATCCACCTAGAAGATGACAGCCCTCTGGAGGCAGCGACCAGTTTCTTCCACAATGTGGATGTGCCTTTTGAAGAAACAGTTGTTGATGATGTCCATGGGGCCTTCATTAGGCACCGTGATGGGATATATAAGATGTACTGGATGGATGACACTGGCCACAGTGAGAAAGCCACCATTGCCTCGAGGATGTATCCCCGGGGCTACCCCTACAATGGAACAAACTACGTGAATGTAACGACCCTGCTGCGGCACCCCGTCACGAGGGCCATCTACCTTTTCATTGGGCCCTCTGTGGACGTGCAGAGCTTCACCGTGCGTGGAGATTCCCCGCAGCTGGATGTTTTTGTGACCACTGGTGAGCATGCCTACGCCGTGTACCTGTGGCCCGTTGAGGATGGCTCCCGCTCTGCCTTTGCACAGGTTATTGCAGACCGCCAGAAAATTGTCTTTGACCGAGCCTCTGCCATTAGGAGCTCCACAGTGCCAGAAGTGAAGGACTACATAGGGATTGTGGAGAGGAACTTGCAACATTTTAAGCCTGTCTTCCAGCAGCTTGAGAAGCAGATCCTGTCTCGTGTACGCAACACGGACAGCTTTAGGAAGACTGCTGAGCGCCTGCTGAGGTTTTCAGATAAGAGACAGACAGAAGAGGCCATTGACAGGATATTTGCAATctcacagaggcagcagcagcgtggcagagcaaagaaaaacagaaaggtaGCCAAAGGCTACAAATTTGTTGATGCCGTTCCTGACATTTTTGCACAGATTGAggtaaatgaaagaaaagtgcGACAAAAGGCACAGACTCAAGCACAAAAAGAGTTGCCTGTAGACGAAGATGAGGAAATGAAAGATCTTCTGGACTTTGCAGATATCACTTATGTGAAGCACAAAACTGGGGTGTCAATCAAAGGCAGATCAGGGCTGACACAGATGGTGGCGACTGCTCGAAGTGCCCCATCAATATCAGCTTCTTATACTCGCCTCTTTCTAATTCTTAACATTgctattttttttgtcatgctAGCAATGCAGCTCACATATTTCCAGAAGGCCAAGAGACTGCATGGCCAAAGATGTCTGTATGCAATACTTTTAGTAGACAGCTGTATATTATTGTGGCTGTATTCTTCCTGTTCTCAGTCACAATGTTAG
- the CALHM6 gene encoding calcium homeostasis modulator protein 6, with translation MDRVRKALDFCIRHQTTLSYSIVSLLTAGSEHIFSSVVFKCPCNSGNMLYGSSFLLAPAFILLLLGYMVSARTWRLFTGTCSPEKHLQRSPRGTCASFCQLLVLMTAKASVAPLTWIAVALLGASFYECAASGSNLTASLLSKVNGNYSQEMLFKMPCDKELSARISSEWVSLQAQSQLIGWLLIASIMTVTLISTCVTHCCSPVSYLQLKFWKIYSKKEHELFEIKAKEHATKLAERNTNCFFEATDPAPFHTPSNEDWQKISILYTFNSQEQYYSMIHKYVSTNRGNSAKFSEEGQDLTVLAFVDETQTSVSGL, from the exons atgGATAGGGTACGTAAGGCATTGGATTTCTGCATCCGCCACCAGACCACTCTGAGTTACAGCATCGTGTCCCTGCTGACGGCTGGCAGTGAGCACATCTTCTCATCTGTGGTGTTCAAGTGTCCCTGCAACTCTGGGAACATGCTCTATGGTTCTTCCTTCCTCTTAGCACCTGCCTTCATCCTCTTGCTGCTCGGTTACATGGTGAGTGCCAGGACATGGCGCCTGTTTACAGGCACGTGCTCTCCAGAGAAGCATCTCCAACGCAGTCCCCGGGGAACCTGTGCCAGCTTCTGCCAGCTGTTGGTGCTGATGACAGCCAAAGCCTCGGTGGCACCGCTCACCTGGATAGCGGTGGCCCTGCTCGGAGCCAGCTTCTACGAGTGTGCGGCCAGCGGGAGCAACCTCACAGCGAGCCTCTTGTCTAAAGTTAATGGAAATTACAGCCAAGAAATGCTGTTCAAAATGCCCTGTGATAAGGAGTTATCAGCAAGGATATCAAGTGAATGGGTCAGCCTTCAGGCTCAGTCCCAG CTGATAGGATGGCTCCTGATAGCCAGCATCATGACTGTGACACTGATTTCAACATGTGTCACCCACTGTTGCTCCCCAGTCAGCTATCTTCAGCTCAAGTTCTGGAAAATTTACtcaaaaaaagaacatgaacTCTTTGAGATCAAAGCCAAAGAGCATGCAACCAAGCTagcagaaagaaatacaaattgcTTTTTTGAAGCCACTGACCCAGCACCATTTCATACTCCCAGCAATGAAGACTGGCAGAAGATTTCAATCTTATATACCTTTAATTCACAAGAGCAGTATTACAGCATGATACACAAGTACGTGAGCACCAACAGAGGCAACAGCGCCAAATTCAGTGAAGAAGGTCAGGATCTCACTGTTTTAGCATTTGTGGATGAAACCCAGACAAGTGTTTCAGGGTTGTAA
- the DSE gene encoding dermatan-sulfate epimerase isoform X3, producing the protein MGLPVPSQPPAYQLCGPAGWKPGSDESRYDASLRSVPPPDYGVPKLHYFEDWGVVTYGSALPAEINRPFLSFKSGKLGGRAIYDIVHKNKYKEWIKGWRNFNAGHEHPDQNSFTFAPNGVPFITEALYGPKYTFFNNVLMFSPAVSKSCFSPWEGQITEDCSSKWLKYKHDLAGDCQGRVVAATERSGVVFIRGEGVGAYNPKLKLRKLQRNLILLHPQLLLLVDQIHLEDDSPLEAATSFFHNVDVPFEETVVDDVHGAFIRHRDGIYKMYWMDDTGHSEKATIASRMYPRGYPYNGTNYVNVTTLLRHPVTRAIYLFIGPSVDVQSFTVRGDSPQLDVFVTTGEHAYAVYLWPVEDGSRSAFAQVIADRQKIVFDRASAIRSSTVPEVKDYIGIVERNLQHFKPVFQQLEKQILSRVRNTDSFRKTAERLLRFSDKRQTEEAIDRIFAISQRQQQRGRAKKNRKVAKGYKFVDAVPDIFAQIEVNERKVRQKAQTQAQKELPVDEDEEMKDLLDFADITYVKHKTGVSIKGRSGLTQMVATARSAPSISASYTRLFLILNIAIFFVMLAMQLTYFQKAKRLHGQRCLYAILLVDSCILLWLYSSCSQSQC; encoded by the exons ATGGGGCTTCCAGTACCTTCACAACCACCAGCCTACCAACTGTGTGGCCCTGCTGGCTGGAAGCCTGGTTCTGATGAATCAAG GTATGATGCAAGTTTACGCTCTGTACCTCCACCAGACTATGGGGTTCCTAAGCTGCATTATTTTGAGGACTGGGGAGTGGTAACTTATGGAAGTGCTTTGCCAGCTGAAATCAACAggcctttcctttccttcaagTCAGGAAAGCTGGGAGGACGTGCAATATACGATATTGTTCATAAGAACAAGTACAAAGAGTGGATCAAGGGTTGGAGGAACTTTAATGCTGGCCACGAACACCCAGACCAGAACTCCTTCACTTTCGCTCCCAATGGCGTACCTTTCATAACAGAAGCTCTGTATGGGccaaaatatactttttttaataatgtgttGATGTTTTCCCCTGCTGTGTCTAAGAGCTGCTTCTCCCCATGGGAAGGGCAGATTACAGAAGACTGTTCCTCAAAGTGGCTTAAATATAAACATGATTTGGCTGGTGACTGTCAGGGACGAGTGGTTGCTGCCACGGAGAGAAGCGGGGTGGTTTTTATCAGGGGAGAAGGAGTGGGTGCATACAATCCTAAACTGAAGCTAAGAAAATTGCAACGAAACCTTATACTTCTCCATCCCCAGCTTCTCTTGCTAGTGGACCAAATCCACCTAGAAGATGACAGCCCTCTGGAGGCAGCGACCAGTTTCTTCCACAATGTGGATGTGCCTTTTGAAGAAACAGTTGTTGATGATGTCCATGGGGCCTTCATTAGGCACCGTGATGGGATATATAAGATGTACTGGATGGATGACACTGGCCACAGTGAGAAAGCCACCATTGCCTCGAGGATGTATCCCCGGGGCTACCCCTACAATGGAACAAACTACGTGAATGTAACGACCCTGCTGCGGCACCCCGTCACGAGGGCCATCTACCTTTTCATTGGGCCCTCTGTGGACGTGCAGAGCTTCACCGTGCGTGGAGATTCCCCGCAGCTGGATGTTTTTGTGACCACTGGTGAGCATGCCTACGCCGTGTACCTGTGGCCCGTTGAGGATGGCTCCCGCTCTGCCTTTGCACAGGTTATTGCAGACCGCCAGAAAATTGTCTTTGACCGAGCCTCTGCCATTAGGAGCTCCACAGTGCCAGAAGTGAAGGACTACATAGGGATTGTGGAGAGGAACTTGCAACATTTTAAGCCTGTCTTCCAGCAGCTTGAGAAGCAGATCCTGTCTCGTGTACGCAACACGGACAGCTTTAGGAAGACTGCTGAGCGCCTGCTGAGGTTTTCAGATAAGAGACAGACAGAAGAGGCCATTGACAGGATATTTGCAATctcacagaggcagcagcagcgtggcagagcaaagaaaaacagaaaggtaGCCAAAGGCTACAAATTTGTTGATGCCGTTCCTGACATTTTTGCACAGATTGAggtaaatgaaagaaaagtgcGACAAAAGGCACAGACTCAAGCACAAAAAGAGTTGCCTGTAGACGAAGATGAGGAAATGAAAGATCTTCTGGACTTTGCAGATATCACTTATGTGAAGCACAAAACTGGGGTGTCAATCAAAGGCAGATCAGGGCTGACACAGATGGTGGCGACTGCTCGAAGTGCCCCATCAATATCAGCTTCTTATACTCGCCTCTTTCTAATTCTTAACATTgctattttttttgtcatgctAGCAATGCAGCTCACATATTTCCAGAAGGCCAAGAGACTGCATGGCCAAAGATGTCTGTATGCAATACTTTTAGTAGACAGCTGTATATTATTGTGGCTGTATTCTTCCTGTTCTCAGTCACAATGTTAG
- the DSE gene encoding dermatan-sulfate epimerase isoform X1 — MRTHTRGAPSVFFIHVVCFAFACSAREDQDTMVPFVNANYDSYPMLYFSKGDMETLRLQASSTHQHIAARLIEAVQTMLSNPLEYLPPWDPKEFSARWNEIYGNNLGALAMFCVLFPENMEAINMAKDYMERMAAQPSWLVKDAPWDEVPLAHSLVGFATAYDFLYSYLSKIQQERFLEVIANASGYMYETSYRRGWGFQYLHNHQPTNCVALLAGSLVLMNQGYLQEAYLWTKQVLAIMEKSVVLLQEVTDGSLYEGVAYGSYTTRSLFQYMFLVQRHFDINHFSHPWLKQHFAFMYRTVLPGFQRTVAIADSNYNWFYGPESQLVFLDKFVMRNGSGNWLAEQIRRNRVVEGPGTPSKGQRWCTLHTEFLWYDASLRSVPPPDYGVPKLHYFEDWGVVTYGSALPAEINRPFLSFKSGKLGGRAIYDIVHKNKYKEWIKGWRNFNAGHEHPDQNSFTFAPNGVPFITEALYGPKYTFFNNVLMFSPAVSKSCFSPWEGQITEDCSSKWLKYKHDLAGDCQGRVVAATERSGVVFIRGEGVGAYNPKLKLRKLQRNLILLHPQLLLLVDQIHLEDDSPLEAATSFFHNVDVPFEETVVDDVHGAFIRHRDGIYKMYWMDDTGHSEKATIASRMYPRGYPYNGTNYVNVTTLLRHPVTRAIYLFIGPSVDVQSFTVRGDSPQLDVFVTTGEHAYAVYLWPVEDGSRSAFAQVIADRQKIVFDRASAIRSSTVPEVKDYIGIVERNLQHFKPVFQQLEKQILSRVRNTDSFRKTAERLLRFSDKRQTEEAIDRIFAISQRQQQRGRAKKNRKVAKGYKFVDAVPDIFAQIEVNERKVRQKAQTQAQKELPVDEDEEMKDLLDFADITYVKHKTGVSIKGRSGLTQMVATARSAPSISASYTRLFLILNIAIFFVMLAMQLTYFQKAKRLHGQRCLYAILLVDSCILLWLYSSCSQSQC, encoded by the exons ATGAGGACTCACACACGGGGAGCCCCAAGTGTGTTTTTCATACACGTGGtttgctttgcctttgcctGCAGCGCCAGGGAGGACCAAGACACGATGGTTCCTTTTGTCAACGCCAACTATGACAGCTACCCCATGCTCTACTTCTCCAAGGGGGACATGGAGACTCTGCGGCTCCAGGCCAGCAGCACGCACCAGCACATTGCAGCTCGTCTGATTGAAGCAGTGCAAACCATGCTGTCAAATCCCCTGGAGTACCTTCCTCCCTGGGACCCAAAGGAGTTCAGCGCTCGCTGGAATGAAATATATGGCAACAACCTTGGGGCCTTGGCAATGTTCTGTGTGCTCTTCCCTGAAAACATGGAGGCCATCAATATGGCCAAGGATTACATGGAGAGGATGGCGGCTCAGCCTAGTTG GCTAGTGAAGGATGCCCCCTGGGATGAAGTCCCTCTTGCTCACTCCTTGGTTGGTTTTGCCACTGCTTATGACTTCTTGTACAGCTACCTTAGCAAGATTCAACAGGAGAGATTTCTTGAAGTCATTGCCAATGCCTCGGGATACATGTACGAAACATCATACAGACGTGGATGGGGCTTCCAGTACCTTCACAACCACCAGCCTACCAACTGTGTGGCCCTGCTGGCTGGAAGCCTGGTTCTGATGAATCAAG gcTACCTTCAGGAAGCTTACTTGTGGACCAAGCAAGTGCTGGCAATCATGGAGAAGTCAGTAGTACTGCTGCAGGAGGTCACAGATGGCTCCCTCTATGAAGGGGTGGCTTATGGCAGCTACACAACCAGATCACTGTTTCAGTACATGTTTCTTGTCCAAAGGCATTTTGACATCAATCACTTCAGCCACCCCTGGCTCAAGCAGCACTTTGCATTTATGTACAGGACTGTCCTGCCCG GCTTCCAGAGAACTGTGGCCATCGCAGATTCCAACTATAACTGGTTCTACGGGCCGGAGAGCCAGCTGGTGTTTCTCGACAAGTTTGTCATGCGCAATGGCAGTGGGaactggctggcagagcagATCAGAAGGAACCGAGTGGTGGAGGGCCCGGGCACACCATCCAAAGGGCAGAGGTGGTGCACTCTCCACACTGAATTTCTCTG GTATGATGCAAGTTTACGCTCTGTACCTCCACCAGACTATGGGGTTCCTAAGCTGCATTATTTTGAGGACTGGGGAGTGGTAACTTATGGAAGTGCTTTGCCAGCTGAAATCAACAggcctttcctttccttcaagTCAGGAAAGCTGGGAGGACGTGCAATATACGATATTGTTCATAAGAACAAGTACAAAGAGTGGATCAAGGGTTGGAGGAACTTTAATGCTGGCCACGAACACCCAGACCAGAACTCCTTCACTTTCGCTCCCAATGGCGTACCTTTCATAACAGAAGCTCTGTATGGGccaaaatatactttttttaataatgtgttGATGTTTTCCCCTGCTGTGTCTAAGAGCTGCTTCTCCCCATGGGAAGGGCAGATTACAGAAGACTGTTCCTCAAAGTGGCTTAAATATAAACATGATTTGGCTGGTGACTGTCAGGGACGAGTGGTTGCTGCCACGGAGAGAAGCGGGGTGGTTTTTATCAGGGGAGAAGGAGTGGGTGCATACAATCCTAAACTGAAGCTAAGAAAATTGCAACGAAACCTTATACTTCTCCATCCCCAGCTTCTCTTGCTAGTGGACCAAATCCACCTAGAAGATGACAGCCCTCTGGAGGCAGCGACCAGTTTCTTCCACAATGTGGATGTGCCTTTTGAAGAAACAGTTGTTGATGATGTCCATGGGGCCTTCATTAGGCACCGTGATGGGATATATAAGATGTACTGGATGGATGACACTGGCCACAGTGAGAAAGCCACCATTGCCTCGAGGATGTATCCCCGGGGCTACCCCTACAATGGAACAAACTACGTGAATGTAACGACCCTGCTGCGGCACCCCGTCACGAGGGCCATCTACCTTTTCATTGGGCCCTCTGTGGACGTGCAGAGCTTCACCGTGCGTGGAGATTCCCCGCAGCTGGATGTTTTTGTGACCACTGGTGAGCATGCCTACGCCGTGTACCTGTGGCCCGTTGAGGATGGCTCCCGCTCTGCCTTTGCACAGGTTATTGCAGACCGCCAGAAAATTGTCTTTGACCGAGCCTCTGCCATTAGGAGCTCCACAGTGCCAGAAGTGAAGGACTACATAGGGATTGTGGAGAGGAACTTGCAACATTTTAAGCCTGTCTTCCAGCAGCTTGAGAAGCAGATCCTGTCTCGTGTACGCAACACGGACAGCTTTAGGAAGACTGCTGAGCGCCTGCTGAGGTTTTCAGATAAGAGACAGACAGAAGAGGCCATTGACAGGATATTTGCAATctcacagaggcagcagcagcgtggcagagcaaagaaaaacagaaaggtaGCCAAAGGCTACAAATTTGTTGATGCCGTTCCTGACATTTTTGCACAGATTGAggtaaatgaaagaaaagtgcGACAAAAGGCACAGACTCAAGCACAAAAAGAGTTGCCTGTAGACGAAGATGAGGAAATGAAAGATCTTCTGGACTTTGCAGATATCACTTATGTGAAGCACAAAACTGGGGTGTCAATCAAAGGCAGATCAGGGCTGACACAGATGGTGGCGACTGCTCGAAGTGCCCCATCAATATCAGCTTCTTATACTCGCCTCTTTCTAATTCTTAACATTgctattttttttgtcatgctAGCAATGCAGCTCACATATTTCCAGAAGGCCAAGAGACTGCATGGCCAAAGATGTCTGTATGCAATACTTTTAGTAGACAGCTGTATATTATTGTGGCTGTATTCTTCCTGTTCTCAGTCACAATGTTAG
- the LOC128786229 gene encoding calcium homeostasis modulator protein 5-like isoform X2 produces MDAFQTILKFFMNRKTAIGYSFMALLTMGGERVFSLVAFRCPCSNESFRYGLVFLFSPALVLLVIGYFLNSKTWKLFTGCWVNPRKIFPRGNICHFFYVFGQITLNALVAPVMWLSVALLNGTFYECAMSGLKNPAYLQALCHSKSENCFQELHLVACDKSSLPFSESDELKRTLQAQSQILGWCVIVTTALLSLLTTCCASCQSKVSHLQLMFWRVYEGMEKEQLEQIFQLYATKLSERNLKCFFENKEPEPISLPAFQAWEDASQLYSFSSSKQHYSTIHRLVEEGQKGISEERETMLDLADRREIP; encoded by the exons ATGGATGCATTCCAAACAATCCTGAAGTTCTTTATGAACCGGAAAACCGCTATAGGTTACAGTTTTATGGCGCTGCTGACAATGGGAGGTGAACGTGTGTTTTCTCTTGTTGCTTTCAGATGCCCTTGCAGCAATGAAAGCTTCAGGTACGGTTTGGTATTTCTCTTCTCACCAGCTCTTGTTTTGCTGGTTATTGGATACTTCTTGAACAGCAAGACCTGGAAACTCTTTACAGGCTGCTGGGTGAATCCCAGGAAAATATTCCCCAGGGGGAATATTTGCCATTTCTTTTACGTCTTTGGACAAATCACTTTAAATGCTCTGGTAGCCCCAGTGATGTGGCTTTCCGTGGCTTTGCTGAACGGGACTTTTTACGAATGTGCCATGAGTGGCTTGAAAAATCCTGCCTACTTACAAGCACTTTGCCACAGCAAATCGGAGAACTGCTTTCAAGAGCTACACCTGGTAGCCTGTGACAAAAGCTCCCTGCCCTTTTCAGAGAGTGATGAACTAAAAAGAACACTTCAAGCACAGTCCCAg ATTTTAGGCTGGTGTGTGATAGTTACCACagctctcctgtccctgctAACCActtgctgtgccagctgccagtCAAAAGTCAGCCACCTCCAGCTGATGTTCTGGAGAGTGTATgaggggatggagaaggagCAACTGGAGCAGATTTTCCAGCTGTATGCCACCAAGCTGAGTGAGAGAAACCTGAAGTGCTTTTTTGAAAACAAGGAACCAGAACCCATTTCCCTGCCAGCTTTCCAGGCATGGGAAGATGCTTCCCAGCTCTactctttcagcagcagcaaacagcattATAGCACAATTCACAGGCTAGTTGAAGAAGGCCAGAAAGGAATCAGTGAGGAAAGAGAGACAATGCTGGACCTTGCAGACAGAAGGGAAATACCATAG